In Daphnia magna isolate NIES linkage group LG6, ASM2063170v1.1, whole genome shotgun sequence, the following are encoded in one genomic region:
- the LOC116925712 gene encoding uncharacterized protein LOC116925712 has protein sequence MMKVLVALIPLLAICSGQFTNLTNSQELDPAGNFRLSWEVIPDTGDIVLEIQAKTAGWVSLEIVTDDGKYADVIFGGYNDELNTGYIEDWSLEWTPGAHLLPIPDANNDIVLQSASYSDPNTILRVKRALNTGDYYDVPIHSGVMPMGWSYSASDAYDSVHAAAGFVYITFY, from the exons ATGATGAAAGTATTGGTCGCCCTTATTCCGCTGTTGGCCATCTGCTCCGGCCAATTCACCAACTTAACCAATTCCCAGGAATTGGACCCTGCAGGTAATTTCCGCCTAAGTTGGGAAGTCATCCCCGACACTGGAGACATCGTTTTGGAGATCCAAGCTAAAACCGCTGGCTGGGTATCATTGGAGATTGTCACTGATGACGGTAAATACGCCGATGTCATTTTCGGAGGCTACAACGACGAGTTGAATACTGGTTACATTGag GACTGGAGCCTTGAGTGGACTCCTGGTGCCCACTTGCTCCCCATTCCTGATGCCAACAATGACATCGTCTTGCAGAGTGCTTCTTACAGCGACCCAAACACCATCCTCCGCGTTAAGCGAGCACTTAACACCGGAGACTATTATGATGTGCCCATTCAC TCCGGAGTTATGCCCATGGGTTGGTCTTACAGCGCTTCAGATGCTTACGACTCGGTCCATGCTGCTGCCGGTTTTGTCTACATCACTTTTTACTAA
- the LOC116925710 gene encoding metalloendopeptidase OMA1, mitochondrial, whose amino-acid sequence MLGLFRVSRSVTRFSKVSYSPPVTPFSRRAFEKRTKIPECGFHTTRPRAAIPPIILIVLRPVLRVVAFLAGRNFRKWWRSLPKNQRQYYWSRIKENKWSIAGGGAISSAMAYWFYVSHLEFEPITGRERFSIVSPKQIQELSQLEFQAICLEFANRIIPTHHPYYTRVKRVANRLLLANKHLPQVYTKTWTITVLDDPGNMNAFVLPNGNIFVFTGMLNICTTDDELGMVLGHEISHCLLGHAGENVSREHLLESIKLVLIALAWAILPSDLLSLLGYSVGAGAVNATLRYPYSRLLENEADQVGIHLAAKACFDVRAAVAFWAKMDLIHEYDQPSSLEWLSTHPSHKTRQAKIEEQLPDAINFRKYCKCPDLPARDPRQELESFRKSMLEGMHKTMPVGVILVVPDMAAYATGKES is encoded by the exons ATGCTGGGGTTATTTCGGGTTTCTCGGTCGGTCACACGTTTCAGCAAAGTCTCATACTCGCCACCTGTTACCCCATTCAGTAGAAGAGCCTtcgaaaaaagaacaaaaattcCTGAATGTGGCTTTCACACCACTAGACCCAGGGCTGCCATACCACCAAtcattttaattgttttgaGGCCAGTACTAAGAGTAGTTGCATTTCTTGCTGGTAGAAATTTCCGAAAGTGGTGGCGTTCCCTACCCAAAAACCAGCGCCAGTATTACTGGTCAAGGATAAAAGAGAATAAATGGAGCATTGCTG GTGGGGGAGCCATTTCAAGTGCGATGGCTTATTGGTTCTATGTGTCACATCTGGAGTTTGAACCAATAACTGGCAGAGAAAGGTTTTCCATTGTTTCTCCTAAGCAAATTCAAGAACTGTCTCAATTGGAATTTCAAGCA ATATGTTTGGAGTTTGCCAACCGCATTATACCCACTCATCATCCTTATTACACAAGGGTAAAGCGAGTAGCCAATCGGTTGTTGTTAGCAAACAAACACCTGCCGCAAGTGTACACGAAAACATGGACGATAACCGTTTTGGATGATCCTGGGAATATGAATGCTTTTGTCTTGCCT AATGGAAATATCTTTGTGTTCACGGGAATGTTGAATATATGTACAACGGACGATGAATTAGGAATGGTTTTAGGACATGAAATCTCCCATTGTCTGTTGGGTCACGCG GGTGAAAATGTCAGTCGAGAGCATCTTTTGGAGTCTATTAAGTTGGTGCTCATTGCCTTAGCGTGGGCCATTCTCCCTTCGGATTTATTGAGCTTGCTTGGATACAGCGTTGGAGCAGGAGCTGTTAATGCTACACTCCGCTATCCTTATTCACGACTGCTGGAAAATGAAGCTGACCAAGTTGGGATACATTTAGCAGCTAAG GCTTGCTTCGACGTTAGAGCTGCTGTAGCTTTCTGGGCTAAGATGGATCTAATCCACGAATATGATCAACCTAGTTCGCTAGAGTGGCTATCGACCCATCCTAGTCACAAAACCCGACAGGCCAAAATTGAAGAACAGCTTCCAGATGCGATAAACTTTCGTAAATACTGCAAG TGTCCCGATCTTCCAGCTCGAGACCCTCGTCAGGAACTGGAGAGTTTTCGAAAGTCTATGTTGGAGGGAATGCATAAAACAATGCCCGTCGGTGTTATCCTTGTTGTTCCTGATATGGCCGCCTATGCCACTGGGAAGGAATCATAG
- the LOC116925709 gene encoding conserved oligomeric Golgi complex subunit 5, whose protein sequence is MADQTTAKEDILENEFYHQFLSENFDVKEHASQVLQGSIVSEQLAKLADGLSLLDKTIQNQVSEHYEDLLKHATGIETLENVLSMMQNHIQSFSASIERIRARITEPHDKLQTQTLMLSRLQLSCELLRRIIRILSLSKRLQVQLQAGSKEITKTAQTLSELDQLNKDVDLSGVEIIEKDQKIILRARIEVEKQAKQMLQKGLEAQNQSQVGTALQVFHNLGILESIVESVLENARETLHSGLKRALDVEQLSQLSTSSSSNSLHQVDGKFRGPGRVAMPVTGSSPAFRTALWANMERLMDQIFNSCAQVQHLQKVLAKKRDPVTHVCFLEELNQNRNTHLVQRFWTQVTGLLTQEFNRAASESSHIKQAFEAEYPKLLRMSADLWSKLQQFHQEISAASNAANLANDEYLAEEQNTAASNQFNAETALRRSLATFQNAYLSRSLSRLFDPVNLMFSSGGNEGLPSSDECDNLIKIIQSELTVSLVDTKLGHLVTKNVTKTIQMMAVKAENLILSDGDASQVIGPPTAAQKTNAGAVNLLHQFDRNLRRAVVSLPGLPEDCVTAVTDSLRHIATLMRNSIQPLLTSLTDAIEAILLTMHDEDFSSPHPPESGAASAPCSLYMKELQSFMSRSAADYFSLYHSPDFLREELRAVATRCLDLFVRHASLLRPLGDGGKMKLAADFAQMELAISSFYDRPAELGRSYRVLRSFRPLLFQTVEHLAQSPAVGDVIPYSLVLHFLFARAPAELKSPHQGAGWSVVRYSKWLDEHATEKERLSVIQGALESYVQGVKQRQAKEFAKEYAIMVQLLQKALASL, encoded by the exons atGGCAGACCAAACCACTGCGAAAGAGGATATCTTGGAGAACG AGTTCTATCATCAGTTCTTGTCGGAAAACTTTGATGTGAAGGAACACGCCAGTCAAGTTTTGCAAGGATCTATCGTGTCCGAACAATTGGCCAAATTAGCCGATG GTTTATCTTTGCTGGATAAAACAATACAGAACCAAGTATCAGAGCATTATGAGGATCTACTGAAACATGCAACTGGAATTGAAACCCTCGAGAATGTCTTATCAATGATGCAAAACCACATTCAA AGCTTTTCAGCATCTATTGAAAGGATCAGGGCCAGAATCACTGAGCCTCATGACAAGCTGCAAACACAAACTTTAATGTTGAGTCGGCTTCAGCTGTCATGTGAACTGCTGAGGAGGATCATTCGCATCTTATCTCTTTCTAAGAGGCTGCAAGTTCAATTGCAAGCAGGCTCCAAGGAAATTACAAAAACTGCCCAAACATTGAGTGAGCTAG ATCAACTGAACAAGGATGTCGATTTATCCGGAGTGGAAATCATCGAAAAAGATCAAAAAATTATTCTTCGTGCAAGAATTGAAGTTGAAAAACAAGCTAAACAAATGCTTCAAAAAGGTCTCGAAGCACAAAATCAGAGTCAG GTTGGCACGGCTTTGCAAGTATTCCATAATTTAGGAATCTTGGAATCAATTGTAGAATCGGTTTTGGAGAACGCGAGAGAAACCCTTCACAGCGGGTTGAAACGCGCCCTAGACGTGGAGCAGTTGTCGCAGCTCTCAACTAGCAGCAGCTCGAACAGTCTTCATCAAGTTGATGGCAAGTTTAGAGGTCCGGGAAGAGTGGCGATGCCTGTGACGGGAAGCAGCCCCGCTTTCCGGACGGCCCTCTGGGCGAACATGGAGAGATTGATGGATCAGATATTTAACAGTTGTGCTCAG GTGCAACATTTGCAAAAAGTCTTGGCCAAGAAACGCGATCCCGTTACGCACGTGTGCTTCCTGGAGGAACTCAATCAAAATCGCAACACGCATTTAGTGCAGCGATTCTGGACTCAAGTAACCGGTTTACTCACCCAAGAATTTAATAGGGCTGCCAGCG AATCCTCTCACATTAAACAAGCGTTCGAAGCGGAATATCCAAAATTGTTGAGAATGTCAGCCGACCTGTGGAGTAAATTGCAACAGTTTCATCAAGAGATAAGCGCCGCTTCCAACGCTGCCAACTTGGCAAATGACGAATACCTCGCCGAAGAGCAAAACACTGCCGCCAGCAACCAATTCAA TGCGGAAACTGCGTTGCGGCGGAGTTTGGCGACATTCCAAAACGCCTACCTTTCGCGATCGCTGTCCCGACTCTTTGATCCCGTCAACCTGATGTTCTCGTCAGGTGGAAATGAGGGTTTACCCTCATCGGACGAGTGCGATAATCTGATCAAGATTATCCAAAG TGAGCTGACAGTTTCATTGGTTGATACTAAACTGGGCCATTTGGTGACGAAGAACGTCACGAAAACCATCCAAATGATGGCCGTCAAAGCGGAAAATCTGATCCTTTCGGACGGGGATGCATCACAAGTGATCGGTCCACCCACGGCCGCTCAAAAGACGAACGCCGGAGCAGTAAATTTACTGCATCAGTTCGATCGTAATCTGAGACGCGCCGTGGTTTCTCTGCCCGGTCTACCTGAAGATTGCGTTACAGCAGTTACCGATTCTCTCAGACACATCGCCACTCTTATGCGCAATTCGATCCAGCCCCTGCTGACCTCATTGACGGATGCGATCGAAGCCATCCTGCTGACAATGCACGACGAAGATTTCTCCAGCCCTCATCCCCCTGAAAGTGGGGCCGCATCCGCTCCTTGCTCGCTGTACATGAAAGAATTGCAAAGTTTCATGTCGCGATCGGCTGCCGATTACTTTTCGTTGTACCATTCGCCGGATTTCCTCCGTGAAGA GCTACGAGCAGTTGCTACCAGGTGTTTGGATTTGTTTGTCCGTCACGCGAGTTTGTTACGACCTTTGGGAGACGGTGGTAAAATGAAACTAGCAGCAGATTTCGCGCAG ATGGAACTGGCCATTTCCTCGTTTTACGACCGGCCAGCAGAGCTGGGCCGCTCCTACCGTGTGCTGCGCTCCTTCCGTCCACTGCTCTTTCAGACTGTAGAACATCTGGCTCAATCACCAGCCGTCGGTGACGTCATTCCATACAGCCTTGTTTTGCATTTCCTATTTGCACGGGCTCCGGCGGAATTGAAATCTCCTCACCAG GGAGCTGGATGGTCGGTCGTTCGTTATTCGAAATGGCTGGACGAACACGCAACAGAAAAGGAGCGTCTGTCGGTTATCCAGGGCGCACTCGAATCTTACGTTCAGGGCGTTAAACAACGGCAAGCGAAAGAATTTGCCAAAGAGTACGCCATCATGGTCCAGCTGCTACAAAAAGCACTTGCCAGTTTGTAA
- the LOC116925723 gene encoding rhythmically expressed gene 5 protein: MSRWCCCCSLLVIAALLLVNQPQQTDGAAIPIWELLKHEEKMGRLFYVFVHLVQQYCKTSDIPDCPKVLTLYGMSNLVSESEHSLDLMDPYQRDAKTIVWEKIMRGEFKLPTKLTSGKPMKTPSTSSAAINNDVYSSPYEIRVPPPATYVAPPVAASSPSDQNQQSEDTSSSQIILSHNTENRV; the protein is encoded by the exons ATGTCTCGCTGGTGTTGCTGCTGCTCTTTACTCGTTATCGCCGCCTTGTTACTTGTGAATCAACCACAACAAACTGATGGTGCAGCTATTCCTATTTGGGAACTGCTCAAACACGAAGAAAAG ATGGGCCGATTATTCTACGTTTTCGTTCATCTCGTCCAACAGTATTGCAAGACTTCAGACATACCCG ATTGTCCCAAGGTCTTGACGCTTTACGGTATGTCGAATTTGGTGAGCGAAAGCGAACATTCGTTAGATCTGATGGATCCTTACCAACGCGACGCCAAAACAATCG TGTGGGAGAAGATTATGCGCGGTGAATTCAAACTGCCAACCAAATTGACTAGTGGGAAACCGATGAAGACTCCATCGACATCATCGGCTGCCATCAACAATGACGTCTACTCTTCGCCGTACGAGATCCGCGTCCCTCCGCCTGCCACTTACGTTGCTCCACCTGTTGCTGCATCATCACCCAGTGATCAGAATCAGCAGTCGGAGGATACATCGTCTTCTCAAATCATCCTCTCCCATAACACAGAAAATCGAGTTTAA
- the LOC116925720 gene encoding rhythmically expressed gene 5 protein yields the protein MSRWCCCCSLLVIAALLLVNQPQQTDGAAIPIWELLKHEEKMGRLFYVFVHLVEQYCKTSDIPDCPKVLTLYGMSNLVSESEHSLDLMDPYQRDAKTIVWEKIMRGEFKLPTKLTSGKPMKTPSKSSAAINNNVYSSPYEIRVRPPATFIAPPVASSSPSDDNQQPDQNKPSSSLDLSGNSDEDDTSSKLTIIRFGRSLATPSNNDNSPVPLLSEEEAETLNQLFA from the exons ATGTCTCGCTGGTGTTGCTGCTGCTCTTTACTCGTTATCGCCGCCTTGTTACTTGTGAATCAACCACAACAAACTGATGGTGCAGCTATTCCTATTTGGGAACTGCTCAAACACGAAGAAAAG ATGGGCCGTTTGTTCTACGTATTTGTTCACCTGGTTGAACAATATTGCAAAACTTCAGACATCCCCG ATTGCCCCAAGGTCTTGACGCTTTACGGTATGTCGAATTTGGTGAGCGAAAGCGAACATTCGTTAGATCTGATGGATCCTTACCAACGCGACGCCAAAACTATCG TGTGGGAGAAGATTATGCGCGGTGAATTCAAACTGCCAACCAAATTGACTAGTGGGAAACCGATGAAGACTCCATCGAAATCATCTGCTGCCATCAACAACAACGTCTACTCGTCGCCGTACGAGATCCGTGTCCGTCCACCTGCCACCTTCATCGCCCCACCTGTTGCTTCATCATCTCCCAGTGATGATAACCAACAGCCGGACCAAAATAAACCATCGTCTTCATTAGATCTTTCTGGCAACTCTGACGAAGACGATACGTCATCTAAGCTGACAATTATACGTTTTGGTCGCTCTTTAGCCACACCGTCGAATAACGATAATTCACCTGTGCCTCTTCTCTCGGAAGAAGAAGCAGAAACCTTGAACCAGCTTTTCGCCTAA